CTTTTTTTGCAGAGCTGGCAGTTTGTCTGATTTTCCTACAATTGTGCCACAAATCAGATGCACTCTGCTCTCTCGTTTCTAATTCTAATTGAGCTGCTTGTGCATCACCAACTTCAACGTATGTCTGGTAGAATGTCTTGCATGAGTCACAGCTgagatcattactgtgtgtctgGTGTGGTTGAAAAATCTTGTCATCAACTGCACTGGTTCTCCTGCTAGGTTGTTCTGCTGATGGTGAATCAGAAATATAAACTCGCCGTGTTTCTTCAACAGTACTTTCCCTATTTTGTTACTGTGCAGGTAGTTGTATGCTTCTGTGCTTTTGTAATTGCGCAATTCTTCGCCGTCAACACCTTCAGAAAATACTAGATAATTAACTATGTCGATGTAGCTAACGTCGGGCCATTGCTTCATGTCATCTACCCACTCCGTGAGAACTGACGGGTGAGGCACTGTCACAGAACGGTCCTCACGACTTTTTAAAACATCCGTACTGTGTATCCACCTCGATTTGTGTCCATATTGTcgctttctttgtgttttaaagccGGTTTATAGATCGAGCATGACGGCTACGCTAGCGTAAACACACAGAGTTCAACCAGTTTAACCGGAAGTGCATAACCGATCACCGCTATGAACCATGGGTAAACTCGCGAAGTCAGGAATAAGGTGAATACTATATTTCCTTTGAAATGGCTAAGACAGCCAAACACTGGGAGAAAGAAACCCAGTTAGAATGGGTCAATATTGAAAATAATCTATCATTCCTGTTTACCCCCATTGCTAGAATATCTCAGTGTACAAATAGCACATTGAATCCCATTATGTCTCTCTCCAGAGAGATCTGGACCAATCAAATGTGTAAGTTATCATATTATAAACAGCTGTATTCTCCCTTATGGCATAACTTGATGATTAGCATCGGAAGGACACCAGTGTATTGGAAGAAGAAGCATGTTAATGAGTTGTGTACTATTGCCAATTTATATGAAGAAGGTGTGTTTATGTCATATGCAGACATGATGAGCTAATACAACCTTAGAGGTAAAGAACATTTCTGAAAGGATCCGGGATCCAGTTCAAAGACAGAAATCACATCATGGACTACTTCAGGCTACCAGTGGAGCAACATCGTGCTTCTGTTTTTTACAGAACAACCAACCAACTGCTTGCTGTTGACTGTAACAGTTTACAGAGACTTGGGAGAAGGATTTGGGATGTATAATTGAGGACAATGAATGGCTGTCCATGCCTGTCCAATGTGTCCTTTGCActtctgttttgtatttatttacctgaCCATGTTTCTTTTCCTCATTTAACCTCTGATGCTATGAACGTGGTAAGTGACAAGGTTTGTCTCATAAAGTGAATTGTTGTACTGTCATATACcaagacacaaacaataaaaacttgaattacaaaaaatatgtgGACATCTCACAGCAGCACCTTCACGGAGCCTCAGTCCGGCCAGGGGACAGGTGAGCTCTGCGGGAACACCTGAGAGGTGATGGGACAAGTGAGCTCTGAGGGAACATCCTCCAACTATCAGATATATTGATCAATGTTTCTGTAATTGATCACCTGTGACCATCTTGTCTTTGCACAGATCGTCTAACCAAGTTGTTGATCACCTGTAATGATCGATGACTGAGGTCCAGATcaggacaggtgtgtgtgtatagtctCACCTGAAGCCGAACTTGTCCATGGACACTGACAGGTGACGCGGCTGACTGAAGCACTTGTAGATGTTGCGATCGTCCATGGGGATGAGGTCGACATCGCTGAAGACGAAACACTCATAGTCGTACTCCTTCAGAGCCTCTGTGTAGCCCACGTTCAGCAGCTTGGCTCGGTTAAAGATCTCGTCTCCGTCCTGagaaacacacgcacagagtTAGAGTCCTGTACAgtctggttgttgtagttttagTCCTGTACAgtctggttgttgtagtttcAGTCCTGTACAgtctggttgttgtagttttagTCCTGTACAgtctggttgttgtagtttcAGTCCTGTACAgtctggttgttgtagtttcAGTCCTGTACAgtctggttgttgtagttttagTCCTGTACAGTCTGATCGTTGTAGTTTTAGTCCTGTACAGTCTGATCGTTGTAGTTTTAGTCCTGCACAGTCTGGTCGTTGTAGTTTTAGTCCTGCACAGTCTGGTCGTTGTAGTTTCAGTCCTGCACAGTCTGGTCGTTGTAGTTTCAGTCCTGCACAGTCTGGTCGTTGTAGTTTCAGTCCTGCACAgtctggttgttgtagtttcAGTCCTGCACAGTCTGGTCGTTGTAGTTTCAGTCCTGCACAGTCTGGTCGTTGTAGTTTCAGTCCTGCACAGTCTGGTCGTTGTAGTTTCAGTCCTGCACAGTCTGGTCGTTGTAGTTTCAGTCCCGTACAGTCTGGTTGTTGGGCTGCATGTTTGTATGATAGGTGACATGTTAACAAGGTTCAGGTGAGCTGACTTTATTTCAACAGACCTTctattgtgaaacattttgtcaaCATACCGAATGAAAGACAAGTTGGAAGAGAGAACAGATCGGATCAGACAGAACCAAACATCACCACTGTGCCAGTCGGACCTCTGTACAACAAACCTTTACTAAAAACCTTTAATATCATGTGTACAGTCACATATCTAAAAACCAGCAGATTCAAACTTAACAGAATATTTCccaaatattaacattaaaaccagATGAGGTCGTCTTCACAGTACAAACCCACAGACTCAACAGATCATCGTCCTGTCACAGCTCACAGACTTAAAACTATAAAGACTGACGGTGGAGCTGAACATGAACGCCCCGTCAGGTGTTTCTTGTAAAGCAGGAACATGTTTTATGTATAGAGACTGTAGAGAGTCCTGTCCTGATGGACATCCTGTTATCATGTTGATCAGAACCAGAACAGGGTGTGGTCAGTTCAAACACTACCTGAACGCCTCGCGGCTCAGGCTGTGTGGTCAATGTTGATCTGATCAGTCTTTGTTTGGACAGTGACAGAATGAGTTCACCTGAGTATCACCTTTCtctgactgcacacacacacacacacacacacacacacacacacacacacacacacacacacacacacacacacacacacacacacacacacacacacacacgatcagGTCACTGCTGAAGAAGATGTTTTCCTGTCTGAAGCTCAGGTGAGTCCTCAGGTGTCTgactgctgcacagagcagtAAACACACAACAGGTTGCCTGACAACCAACACCTGCACTGAGCTCTCAGGTGTGAACTGTTGTTTACTACCTGAGAGTCTGTCTCCACACGTTCAACACACTGCTGAGGACACAGTGTCCACAACACATCCACACAGTGTCCTTTAGCATCAGTGTATATGTCGTCTGATATCAGAACTTTTTCAGACAACAGATGATAATCATTAAACCCTCAGTGAAGCTTCGGTGATCTGACGCAAAAAAACCTGTGTCACTACTGTTTGCAACATCTGATCTCTGTGACGTCTTTTACAGTCCAAAATCTGGATCAGACTCTGAGACAAGTTACACTGTGGTCCAGCTTCACACCCAGTCAGGTTGAACACATGTCATCACCTCCTGatttcattgattatttaatagCTGTGTGTCAGACAGGTGTTTGTCAGTgactgaggaggagacaggTGAGTACAGATCCACTCAACATTCAGTTTAACATGTTTCACTTGGTTTTCTGttggagaaacaaagaaaagtagaaagaaagaaaaaagagtagaagaagaagaagaagcccgTATTACCAGTGCAGCCCTCTGACATGCTAGCTGCTATTGGCCGAGACCAAGCAGGGGGCGGGTCTCAACGTCTCCAGCAACCACAGCCATTGGTCAGAAATGCCTGACAtgcagaggggaggggggggcgGTGTGAGCGAGGGAGGCAGTGCTAGGAGGAAACtacagaaggaggaggaggaggaagagaaggaggaagaggaggaaggacacagacaagagagagaagaagaacaactgTGAGTCACaacaaacaggagaaaagcTGATGTTAGAGTCTGTTtactgactgacacacacacacacacacacacacacacacacacacacacacacacgatcatATTCACTAACAGATGGTctgcatgtttatgacctgagtGTCATCAGGACAGGTGTGTGATGACATCTTGTCCAGTTAATGTGTCTCTGATGACCTCAGCTTACAGCAAGTGGCCATGTTTGTTAAACTCTGACTCATTAACATGAACATCATGTACAGGAAGTCAAACtgcacagtgaggtcacagtgaggtcacagtgaggtcacagtgaggtcacagtgtaCCTGGTTGATGATGTAGACTCCGTAGTCCAGCTGCTGTCTCTGCAGGATGGGGTGCAGGTAGTACAGCCAGTACTTGAGGTGCTCGTCTCGTTTGCGGAACGGGATGATGATGGCGACCTTCTGCAGCGCCTCGCAGTCTTTGGGTCTGAAGCGTCCGCCCAGCTCCACGTTGGGGTTGTCCTTCTTGATCTGCTCCAGATTCACTGGGATGTTAAACTCTACCCGCAGAGGACCCACTGGGGACACAGCACACAGCAAATCAAACTCACCTCAGGAGACAGAGACTGGACTTGATTCAGGATGAAACCTTTTTAAAGACTAGACAATGACGAGCTAACAACAGATCTTAGCTAACGTCTGATTTCAGGCCAATGTTAGCTGGGTGAACGTGTCCATGTGAGCGACACATGCAGAGCTTTACAGTTAACGTTCTAACATGTGCGGGACAAGcaaacattttgagttttggtCGACAAACTatgaaagatgatgatgaaaatgtgactgaaaCTATTCAGCATATTTATCTAAAgactaaatgtaaataaacagtgtgtttgagCTGACGAGCTTCTGTCATCACTTTAAACATCAGTACAGCTGATTACTGTTCAACATGTCGTCACAGGACCTCTGGTGAAGTATGAGGAGGAACATGTCCAGATTCAGACGATCACAGACATCCTCAGGTGAGGCTGAACCCTCAGGTGAGGCTGAACCCTCAGGTGAGACTGAACCCTCAGGTGAGACTGAACCCTCAGGTGAGGTGAACAGGACTGTGGTGTTTACTGAGAAATAAACTGAGACTGAAGTGAAGTCAAACTGCAGCAGACTCCAGTGTGTAATCACACAAATATGTTGGTGTTTTAAGAGACTGCTTCAGTCCCAACAGCTCATTAACACAGTCACCATGGTTACACAGGCTCACTCCAGCTGGTACTTTTCCATCCTGACAGAACCTGACAGAACTGTTCTCAGGTCATCTGGACTCGtcacacacaacatgtgtgGTGCCTTCAGGGTCATCACAGTGTGAAAGatcagatatgtgtgtgtgtgtgtgtgtgtgtgtgtgtgtgtgtgtgtgagagagacagagacagctgaGGAAACATGGACTCCATCAGACTGATAACAAACATCAGCGATCAGCAGACGGATCAAACTGAgagtttcatcacttcctgtccagAGGTCAGCTCAGACCACATGAAACCTGCACAGTCCAGACTGGATCAGAACCAGATCAGTTCTGTAAGTCCAAActgttaaagctgcagcaggactTAAATGAACATTTGTTGgctcacactgtgtgtgtgtgtgtgtgtgtgtctgatgacAGATGGTTCAATCATTGATAATACTGATCACAGATCAATGAGTTCAGATGAAAAGCAGCAGCTCAAGTGTTGAACCAGTCACTCAGTGGAACCAGTCAGCAAACAGCTGACTTCAACATCCTGAACACACAAAACTATAAGCAAATGatctgtcaacacacacacacacacacacacacacacacacacacacaccttaattACACTTTCTTTAACTGAATTAACTGTTCACATGTTATTGACTATGACTGATCAATATGTTCACTCCAGTTCTGTCTGCTTacctgtctatctgtctgtctgtctgctcacctgtctgtctgtctgtctgtctgcttgtctctgtctgtctgtctgtctgtgtctgtcatGTCCTCAGGACCGTCTCTGGTTCAGTGGACCACAGCGGGACATCGGGCGGAGTCTTACCGAGCAGAGGAGATGTTTCCGGGCACTTCTCCAGCTTCTTCGCCGGCTCCTCGGTCTTCTTCTCCTCCGGCTGTGTCACCTCCTGCTGCGGGACTTTGGCGGCTTCCTCCTTCGGTTCGGTTCTGGTGGTGACCTCGGTGTGTCTGACCGGGTTCGGCTGTGTCACGTTATGCTGGGTCTGCTGGTTCTGGACGAAGGCGAACCGGATGTCGAGGGAGCGGACGTAGAACACGACAGTGACGGAGATGTGGAGGAAGCAGAGCAGCACCACCAGCTTACAAGTCCGGTGGAGGAAGTTAAAGTTACCGGACGAGTCTCCGGCCATCGTGACCGACGGACTGCTTCACCCGCGGGGACAATGTTCACGAGCTGGCTGGCTGATGCGGAAGCCCCGAGGAAGCTCCGACCGAGCGGAACTTTGGACTGTTTGTTCCCGAGAAGTCACcgttagctgctgctgctgtcgggcTCCATTTTCACCGAACTTCACTGGAAACTCTCGAGGTTTTCGACACCGAGATTCGGTCAAAGTCCAGCGAGAAGTTCCAGAAACCGAGCCGAAGAATAAAACAAGACTCAGTTTAAAGTTTCAGCGCCGCCGCGTCACATAGCAGTTAGCTTCGTTAGCTTCGTTAGCTTCCCTTCGCTCACTTTAACGTTAACTGTGAACGATGTCTGCTAACTTTCCTTTAGCAGCTCGGCTCCAACTGTCGAAGTGACGAAATCAGCTAGCACACTTCCGCTTTagatttcagaataaaagatgTAGCGTGAAGTTGAGTTTACCCGAAGAGGAAATGTGGAGTGAAACACAATAAAGATGAGTCATAAACTCAAAACTATTAATAAAATCAATCAAGTCAATTTAGATATTTTATATCTATTAAGTCAGCATGTGTTCACtttgattcatttaaaaatgtaaaggaTAAACGAGTACCACGATTGTATTTTGAAGGCAATGTCACCACACTTCCGGGCTGTGTCCGTGCGGTTTGAAGCAGCTTTGAGAGTTCGAGGAAGGGGCGTGGCTGCTTCTGTGTCAACCCGTGACGACACGTTTACTGGCTGATGTGGATCAATGATTGACAGATGTTTATAAATCATGGATGAATGTTTGATCAGAGCTGATTAACTCTGATACAGAAAGCTGTTCAAATATTGATCCATGAGACTGACTGACGTTAATCAAACACTGATCAATGAAAAGAGTCACACGGCCTGATTGATCACAGCTGATCTAGTTTACTCTGTGAACtaatattcatgttttattgtttttatttctttcctcttttagtttttgttattATAGTAATTGTGCTTTGCAACATGTGTCAGCTGTCATCATGTcaataaaagttaaaagtttaaaagtttttGATCAGTATAGTGAGGCAATAGCGCCCCCATGTGGTGAATATGTGTAAATACAACCTATTACactttttcttattatttttgtttcctctcattttcttttgatttcttcctcatgttttgttctgtttaatCTTGTTTCAGGATCATAGGACTATAGGACGCTCTTCATCCTGGAAACTACTCTGAGAGAAACATGATCCTCTTACGAGCATTTCTCTCCGGAGCTTTCCGCCATATTTGTAGTCCTTCATCAGCAGTTGCCATGGAGATAGTTCAGTTGTCAGAAGAAGTCCAGGAGCTGTGGGTGAAAGCTGTCCATTAACATGTTGACTTGTATTTCATTCAAACTCTGTTCTGATTGGATGTGAATGATGAGTGACatcatcctccatccatccacaaACTGTGTTTAATAACTTTATCACCTCATTATCTTAATGaaacactgatgatgtcacatttcTCTGCTCACATCATCAGAATCAGACAAGACTTCACGTCTAATCTGTCAAATGTCTTAAATATTCAAGCTGCTTTTAACCTTGACTGAAGATACACAGCATGAATCTGCTCACGCACAAAGAAAAGAGTCAAAGACCATCAGTGACGTTCAGCCAACATATTGATGCTGATTAATGATCAATAAACcgcacagagctgctgctgcaacttcaactttatttatttatatagcacctttcatacatgAATGCAgcccaaagtgcttcacagagcaaaattaaaaacaataaaataaaacagttagACAACAATAATTCAATGAGTCAATGGGGTGTGTCGATAAAAAGcagacagataaataaatacaaaggcATAGAAATAACAATAACTATAGAAGTGATAAAAAAGGCTAgtggataaataaaaaaataagtaagtaCAAGCATGGAGTAAGAAACACATATATAAAGCTAAGAGTCAGGACATAAGAACTGagtgacataaaataaataacactaaaaaaaactaaataacgAGGCACACTAAGTAAAAGCCAGGCTAAAAAGATATGTCTTTAGATGTTTAAAAATCTCCACAGAGGTGGAGTCCCTCAGATCCAGAGGCAGACTGTTCCAGAGACGAGGGCCATAGTGTCTGAAAGCTGACTCTCCATATGTTTTTCCAGAAGTCTTTGGGACAACCAGGAGGCCAGCTGCTGAGGATCTGAGGAACCTGCTGGGTGCATATCTATGAAGCATGTCAGAAAGATAAGATTGTGCCAGGCCTTTTAGAGATTTAAAAACTAGTAAAaggatcttaaaatcaattctaagACTAAAGGGCAACCAGTGCGGCGactttaaaataattgttataTGATCTCTCTGTCTGGTCTTTGTCAGAACTCGGGCTGCCACGTTTTGAACTAGTTGTAGGCAGCCGATGGCTTTTTTAGGAGGACCAGACAAGAGAGCATTAAAATAGTCAAGCCTAGAGGTTATAAAAGCATgcatcagtgtttctgtgtcagcCTGCGAAAGCAATGCTCTGACCTTGGCAATGTTTCTCAAATGATAAAAAGATATTTTGGTGAcatttctaatgtgtgtgtcAAGTCTAAGCTCAGAGTCTAGGACGATACCAAGGTTT
This window of the Pagrus major chromosome 18, Pma_NU_1.0 genome carries:
- the b4galt1l gene encoding beta-1,4-galactosyltransferase 1; the protein is MAGDSSGNFNFLHRTCKLVVLLCFLHISVTVVFYVRSLDIRFAFVQNQQTQHNVTQPNPVRHTEVTTRTEPKEEAAKVPQQEVTQPEEKKTEEPAKKLEKCPETSPLLVGPLRVEFNIPVNLEQIKKDNPNVELGGRFRPKDCEALQKVAIIIPFRKRDEHLKYWLYYLHPILQRQQLDYGVYIINQDGDEIFNRAKLLNVGYTEALKEYDYECFVFSDVDLIPMDDRNIYKCFSQPRHLSVSMDKFGFRLPYNQYFGGVSSMSKEQYLKINGFPNNYWGWGGEDDDIYNRLVSKGMSISRPAGETGKCRMIRHDRDKKNEPNPQRFDRIAHTRETMHKDGISSLTYQVVKVEKLDLFTKITVDVGKP